From a single Nostoc sp. MS1 genomic region:
- the rsgA gene encoding small ribosomal subunit biogenesis GTPase RsgA has translation MKVISTGKLWGTVLAVQANFYKVQLDENQFKIQNSKFKINELLDGEEGEPKTLSSLCLPAFLLCTRRTRLKKIGQQVMVGDRVVIEEPDWAGERGAIAEVLERQTQLDRPPIANANQIMLVFAVSDPPLEPYQLSKFLVKAESTELDVVLCLNKSDLVSPEEQQQISDRLFAWGYQPVFISVENQINIDKVGKYLSNKITVVAGPSGVGKSSLINALIPDINLRVGEVSGKLARGRHTTRHVELFELPDGGLLADTPGFNQPDVDFTPEELIYYFPEARERLAMGGCRFNDCLHRDEPECAVRGDWERYEHYLEFLADAIARQTQLNQQADPESTLKVKTKGKGQSQYEPKLESKKYRRTSRRTQVQALQDLYQDEGE, from the coding sequence ATGAAAGTTATCTCCACTGGTAAGTTATGGGGTACGGTGTTAGCCGTGCAAGCAAATTTTTATAAAGTACAGCTAGACGAAAATCAATTCAAAATTCAAAATTCAAAATTCAAAATTAATGAACTATTGGACGGAGAAGAAGGGGAACCAAAAACACTTTCTTCCCTCTGTCTTCCTGCCTTCCTGTTATGTACTCGTAGAACTCGGTTGAAGAAAATCGGACAGCAGGTGATGGTGGGCGATCGCGTTGTGATAGAGGAACCAGATTGGGCTGGAGAGCGTGGGGCGATCGCGGAGGTATTAGAGCGGCAAACTCAGTTAGACAGACCACCAATCGCCAATGCGAACCAAATTATGCTGGTTTTTGCGGTGTCTGACCCTCCATTGGAACCTTATCAACTAAGTAAATTTTTAGTTAAAGCTGAATCTACTGAACTGGATGTGGTTTTATGCTTGAATAAGAGCGATTTAGTTAGTCCAGAGGAACAGCAACAAATAAGCGATCGCTTGTTTGCTTGGGGTTATCAACCAGTATTTATCAGCGTCGAAAATCAAATCAATATTGATAAAGTAGGCAAATATCTCAGCAATAAAATTACTGTAGTTGCCGGGCCTTCGGGTGTGGGTAAATCCAGCTTGATTAATGCACTGATTCCCGACATTAACCTGCGAGTGGGAGAGGTTTCCGGTAAACTAGCTCGTGGTCGTCATACCACCCGCCATGTAGAGTTATTTGAATTACCAGATGGTGGTTTGTTGGCAGATACGCCAGGGTTTAATCAACCTGATGTAGATTTTACTCCAGAAGAACTAATCTATTACTTCCCAGAAGCTAGAGAGCGTTTAGCTATGGGTGGCTGTCGCTTTAACGACTGTTTACATCGTGATGAACCAGAATGTGCAGTGCGCGGAGATTGGGAAAGGTACGAACATTATTTAGAATTTTTAGCAGATGCGATCGCTCGACAAACTCAACTTAACCAACAAGCCGATCCTGAATCGACATTAAAAGTCAAAACCAAAGGCAAAGGTCAAAGTCAATACGAACCCAAACTAGAAAGTAAAAAATATCGTCGCACCTCTCGCCGCACGCAAGTACAGGCACTACAAGATTTGTATCAAGATGAAGGGGAGTAG
- a CDS encoding sulfurtransferase TusA family protein encodes MTLSSLSTPDAQLDLRGTPCPLNFVRTKLRLEKMPPGGLLEVWLDPGEPIEQVPDSLTMAGYQVEQITDCTGYFSLLIRRPITA; translated from the coding sequence ATGACGCTCTCTTCTTTATCAACTCCTGATGCTCAACTTGATTTACGTGGCACTCCTTGCCCCCTTAATTTTGTGCGTACAAAACTCCGTCTGGAAAAAATGCCACCAGGAGGGTTACTAGAAGTCTGGTTAGACCCAGGAGAGCCAATTGAGCAAGTTCCTGATAGCCTGACAATGGCAGGTTATCAGGTAGAGCAAATTACAGATTGCACAGGCTATTTCTCCTTATTAATCCGCCGTCCCATAACTGCCTGA
- the dnaJ gene encoding molecular chaperone DnaJ produces the protein MARDYYEILGVARDADKEEIKQAYRRLARKYHPDVNKEPGAEERFKEINRAYEVLSEPETRARYDRFGPEGVSGAGVGFQDVGDMGGFADIFESIFSGFAGGMGGPTQQRRRSGPARGDDLRLDLKLDFREAVFGGEKEIRISHLETCETCTGTGAKPGTRPRTCSTCSGSGQVRRVTRTPFGSFTQVSTCPTCNGTGMVIEDKCGTCDGKGTNQVTKKLKITVPAGVDNGTRLRISQEGDAGQRGGPPGDLYVYLFVNEDEEFQRDGINVLSEIKVSYLQAILGCRLEVNTVDGPVELIIPAGTQPNTVMKLENHGVPRLGNPVSRGDHLLTVLIDIPTKITPDERELLEKLAKIKGDRTGKGGLEGFLGNLFK, from the coding sequence ATGGCCCGCGACTATTATGAGATTTTAGGCGTTGCTCGTGACGCTGACAAAGAAGAAATCAAACAAGCCTACCGCCGTCTAGCCCGGAAATATCACCCTGATGTGAATAAAGAACCGGGAGCAGAAGAGCGCTTTAAGGAAATTAACCGTGCCTACGAAGTGCTTTCTGAGCCGGAAACCCGTGCGCGTTACGATCGCTTCGGGCCTGAAGGTGTTTCTGGGGCTGGTGTTGGTTTTCAAGATGTGGGCGATATGGGTGGTTTTGCCGATATCTTTGAAAGTATTTTCAGTGGTTTTGCTGGTGGTATGGGTGGCCCAACCCAGCAAAGGCGACGCAGTGGCCCAGCGCGGGGTGATGATTTACGGCTAGACCTGAAGTTAGACTTTCGGGAAGCAGTATTTGGCGGGGAAAAAGAAATTCGGATTTCCCATCTAGAAACCTGTGAAACCTGTACTGGTACGGGTGCAAAACCGGGAACTCGTCCCCGTACTTGTTCGACTTGTAGTGGTTCGGGTCAAGTCCGCCGTGTTACCAGAACACCATTCGGTAGTTTTACTCAAGTCTCCACTTGTCCTACCTGCAATGGCACAGGCATGGTAATTGAAGACAAATGTGGTACATGTGATGGTAAAGGCACAAACCAAGTTACCAAGAAACTGAAAATCACTGTTCCTGCTGGGGTAGACAACGGTACGCGCTTACGTATTTCTCAAGAAGGCGATGCAGGTCAGCGTGGTGGCCCGCCTGGAGATTTATACGTCTACTTATTCGTCAACGAAGACGAAGAATTTCAACGCGATGGCATTAATGTTCTCTCAGAAATCAAAGTTAGCTACTTGCAAGCAATTTTAGGTTGCCGATTGGAGGTGAATACTGTAGATGGGCCTGTGGAATTGATTATTCCCGCCGGCACGCAACCGAATACAGTCATGAAACTAGAAAATCATGGTGTACCGCGTTTGGGTAATCCTGTGAGTCGTGGGGATCATCTATTAACGGTGTTAATTGATATTCCTACTAAAATCACCCCAGACGAGAGAGAATTGCTAGAGAAGCTGGCTAAAATTAAGGGAGACCGTACTGGTAAAGGTGGTCTAGAAGGTTTTTTGGGAAATTTGTTTAAGTAA